Proteins encoded in a region of the Planococcus shixiaomingii genome:
- the buk gene encoding butyrate kinase → MQEQLYRILVINPGSTSTKIGVFDNDVLIMEKTIRHSSEEIAGFSTIIDQYAFRKQTILEALDEEGMNVSNLSAVCGRGGLLRPIEGGTYSVNETMLDDLRSGYSGQHASNLGGIIAFEIAGGLNIPSYIVDPVVVDELDPIARISGFSLISRKSIFHALNQKAVARRFAHDKGRKYEELNLIVTHMGGGITVGAHSGGRVIEVNNGLHGDGPFSPERAGTVPAGDLVELCFSGQYYRHEIMKKLVGQGGLVGYLGTNDAVTVEKRIKKGDQEAELVYEAMAYQVAREIGSASAVLKGNVDAIILTGGLAYGKGFVEAISKRVSWIADVAVYPGENELQALAEGAVRVLKGEEKAKIYPAG, encoded by the coding sequence GTGCAAGAACAGCTGTATCGAATACTAGTCATTAATCCTGGATCAACTTCGACTAAGATCGGCGTTTTTGACAACGATGTCCTGATTATGGAAAAGACCATCCGACACTCTTCGGAAGAAATTGCTGGCTTTTCAACCATCATCGATCAATACGCTTTCCGAAAGCAAACAATTTTGGAAGCATTGGACGAAGAAGGCATGAATGTCTCCAATCTTTCCGCGGTATGCGGAAGAGGCGGTTTGCTCCGGCCGATTGAAGGTGGTACTTATTCTGTCAATGAAACGATGCTTGACGATTTACGGAGCGGCTATTCAGGCCAGCATGCATCCAACTTAGGCGGCATTATCGCTTTTGAAATTGCTGGCGGTTTGAATATCCCTTCCTATATCGTCGACCCCGTTGTTGTCGATGAACTCGATCCGATTGCCCGTATATCCGGCTTTTCCTTAATAAGCCGGAAATCGATTTTCCATGCTTTAAACCAGAAAGCGGTCGCTAGGCGTTTTGCCCATGACAAAGGCCGCAAATATGAAGAGTTGAATTTAATCGTCACACATATGGGCGGCGGCATTACTGTCGGCGCCCATTCGGGTGGCCGCGTAATCGAAGTCAACAATGGCCTTCATGGCGATGGCCCGTTCTCTCCCGAACGCGCCGGAACAGTGCCAGCAGGCGACTTGGTTGAATTGTGTTTTTCAGGGCAGTACTACCGCCATGAAATCATGAAGAAATTGGTTGGCCAAGGCGGACTGGTCGGGTATTTAGGGACGAACGATGCCGTTACGGTTGAAAAACGCATCAAAAAAGGCGATCAGGAAGCCGAACTTGTTTACGAAGCGATGGCTTACCAAGTAGCCCGAGAAATCGGTTCGGCAAGCGCTGTCCTAAAAGGCAATGTGGACGCCATCATTTTAACAGGCGGACTTGCCTATGGAAAAGGCTTTGTTGAAGCCATATCAAAGCGCGTCAGCTGGATTGCGGACGTGGCAGTATACCCAGGAGAAAACGAACTTCAAGCTTTGGCTGAAGGAGCGGTCCGGGTCTTAAAAGGTGAAGAAAAAGCGAAAATCTATCCAGCAGGATAA
- a CDS encoding thiamine pyrophosphate-dependent dehydrogenase E1 component subunit alpha, protein MVSKHEEAGLSNDDLLKMYETMLTARRVDERMWLLNRAGKIPFVISCQGQEAAQVGAAFALDNQKDYIAPYYRDLGVVLHFGMTPKDLMLSAFAKAEDPNSGGRQMPGHFGQKKNRILTGSSPVTTQLPHAVGVALAGKMKKKDFITFTTLGEGSSNQGDFHEGLNFAGVHKLPIITMVENNKYAISVPYDRQVASKNVSDRAAGYGMPGVTIDGNDPIEVYKHVKAAADRARNGEGPSLIETVSERMTAHSSDDDHRQYRSADELAAQKEKDPILLFGAYLKENNIMDDALEADINTRIMAIVNEATDYAENAAYAEPEHALKYVYAEQGGNE, encoded by the coding sequence ATGGTTTCAAAACACGAAGAAGCAGGCTTATCGAATGACGATTTGCTGAAAATGTATGAAACAATGCTGACAGCCCGCCGCGTCGATGAGCGCATGTGGCTATTAAACCGGGCAGGGAAAATCCCGTTCGTAATTTCTTGCCAAGGGCAGGAAGCGGCTCAAGTAGGAGCGGCCTTTGCTCTTGATAACCAAAAAGATTATATCGCGCCTTATTACCGCGATCTAGGTGTAGTGCTGCATTTTGGCATGACGCCGAAAGATTTGATGCTTTCCGCGTTCGCGAAAGCGGAAGACCCGAACTCCGGCGGCCGCCAAATGCCAGGGCATTTCGGCCAGAAGAAAAACCGCATCTTGACCGGCTCGTCTCCAGTGACGACGCAATTGCCACACGCAGTGGGCGTTGCTCTTGCCGGCAAAATGAAGAAAAAGGATTTCATCACCTTCACTACGCTTGGTGAAGGATCTTCCAACCAAGGTGATTTCCACGAAGGCTTGAACTTCGCGGGAGTTCATAAATTGCCGATCATCACGATGGTTGAAAACAACAAATACGCAATTTCGGTACCGTATGATCGCCAAGTGGCGAGCAAGAACGTTTCAGACCGCGCTGCTGGATATGGTATGCCGGGTGTGACTATCGACGGCAACGACCCGATCGAAGTCTACAAGCACGTTAAGGCTGCTGCCGACCGTGCGCGCAACGGAGAAGGACCAAGCTTGATCGAAACCGTTTCCGAACGGATGACGGCTCACTCATCAGACGATGACCACCGTCAGTACCGGTCAGCTGATGAATTGGCTGCTCAAAAAGAAAAAGATCCGATCCTATTATTCGGTGCTTACTTAAAAGAAAACAACATCATGGACGATGCCCTTGAAGCTGACATCAACACACGCATCATGGCAATCGTCAACGAAGCGACCGATTACGCAGAAAACGCAGCATATGCGGAGCCGGAACACGCCTTGAAATACGTTTACGCAGAACAAGGAGGTAACGAATAA
- a CDS encoding dihydrolipoamide acetyltransferase family protein, producing the protein MAIENIKMPQLGESVTEGTIEKWLVQPGDHVNKYDPLAEVNTDKVTAEVPSSFTGIVKELIASEGETLAVGEIVCTIETEGGDSAPAEEATPQPANAGKENVMPAADTEVTKGLNGTKGSSQPARPEGSKARYSPAVLRLAQDNDIDLTQVVGSGNEGRITRKDLLAIIESGNIPKAGDAPVQQTAPAAEQPAAPKTQAPATAAPAAKSAPIESAPGDIEIPVTGVRRAIAANMLKSKHEAPHAWMMIEVDVTDLVAYRDSIKGEFKKKEGFNITYFAFFVKAVSQALKEFPMMNSMWAGDKIIQKKDINISIAVASDNALFVPVIRNSDEKSVKGIGRDINDLALKVRSGKLGSADMQGGTFTVNNTGSFGSVQSMGIINHPQAAIMQVESIVKRPVIMANGMIAARDMVNLCLSLDHRVLDGLVCGQFLARVKEILENMSKENTSVY; encoded by the coding sequence TTGGCTATAGAAAACATTAAAATGCCTCAGCTTGGTGAAAGTGTAACGGAAGGAACCATTGAAAAATGGCTTGTTCAGCCAGGTGACCACGTCAATAAGTATGATCCTTTGGCGGAAGTCAACACGGATAAAGTAACGGCGGAAGTTCCTTCTTCGTTTACAGGAATTGTCAAGGAATTGATCGCTTCTGAAGGGGAAACGTTGGCTGTCGGGGAAATCGTCTGTACGATTGAAACCGAAGGCGGCGACTCCGCTCCTGCTGAAGAAGCAACGCCACAACCTGCTAATGCAGGAAAAGAGAACGTTATGCCTGCTGCGGATACAGAAGTAACGAAAGGCTTGAATGGCACTAAAGGATCTTCTCAGCCTGCACGCCCGGAAGGCTCGAAAGCGCGTTACTCACCGGCTGTTCTGCGCTTAGCTCAGGACAACGACATCGATTTGACGCAAGTGGTCGGTTCAGGCAACGAAGGCCGTATTACGCGCAAAGATTTATTGGCCATCATCGAAAGCGGCAACATTCCGAAAGCGGGAGACGCTCCTGTTCAACAAACAGCTCCGGCTGCTGAACAACCTGCAGCTCCTAAAACCCAGGCTCCTGCAACAGCTGCGCCTGCTGCAAAATCAGCGCCGATTGAAAGTGCTCCGGGAGATATCGAAATTCCGGTCACGGGCGTTCGCCGCGCAATTGCTGCGAATATGCTGAAGAGCAAGCACGAAGCGCCGCACGCGTGGATGATGATCGAAGTGGACGTGACAGACCTTGTTGCTTACCGCGATTCCATCAAAGGCGAATTCAAGAAAAAAGAAGGCTTCAACATTACGTATTTCGCGTTCTTCGTGAAAGCTGTATCTCAGGCTTTGAAAGAATTCCCGATGATGAATTCCATGTGGGCTGGAGACAAAATCATCCAGAAAAAAGACATCAATATTTCTATCGCAGTAGCTTCTGACAATGCTTTATTCGTTCCGGTTATCCGAAATTCAGATGAAAAGTCTGTTAAAGGAATTGGACGCGATATCAACGATTTGGCATTGAAAGTACGCTCTGGCAAACTTGGTTCTGCCGATATGCAAGGCGGTACATTCACGGTCAATAATACCGGATCATTCGGATCTGTCCAGTCAATGGGCATCATCAATCATCCGCAGGCAGCTATCATGCAAGTGGAATCGATCGTCAAACGACCGGTTATAATGGCTAACGGAATGATCGCTGCACGCGATATGGTGAACTTGTGCCTGTCTCTGGATCACCGAGTACTTGATGGACTTGTTTGCGGACAATTTTTGGCGCGAGTGAAAGAAATTTTGGAGAACATGTCCAAAGAAAACACTTCCGTTTATTAA
- the scpA gene encoding methylmalonyl-CoA mutase, with protein sequence MTKPDFSKVNIQKLNIQESGLKSEKVFMTNEGITIKPVYTEQDIEFHEESMPGFAPNVRGPYPTMYVSRPWTVRQYAGFSTAEESNAFYRRNLAMGQKGLSVAFDLATHRGYDSDHPRVVGDVGKAGVAIDSVEDMKILFDGIPLDQMSVSMTMNGAVVPVMAFFIVAAEEQGVSPEQLAGTIQNDILKEYMVRNTYIYPPAMSMKIIADIFKYTSEKMPKFNSISISGYHIQEAGATADIELAYTLADGLEYVRTGLAAGIGIDSFAPRLSFFWGIGMNYFMEIAKMRAAREIWAKMMKSFDPKNDKSLALRTHSQTSGWSLTEQDPFNNVTRTLIEANAAAMGHTQSLHTNALDEAIALPTDFSARIARNTQLFLQEETAMTKVIDPWGGSYYVEALTNELMEKAWDLIEEVENLGGMAKAIETGLPKMRIEEAAAKKQAQIDSNEEVIIGVNRYRLDQEDPIDILNIDNTLVRKTQIERLERMKAERDNDKVQAALARLTAAATSGEENILACAVEAARHRASLGEISDAIEVASGRHKAVIRSVSGIYSSNFSNQEEIQIVKEMTEDFMENEGRRPRILIAKMGQDGHDRGAKVIATAFADLGFDVDIGPLFQTPAETAQQAAENDVHVIGVSSLAAGHMTLVPDLAAELKKIGREDILIVVGGVIPAQDYEFLRRNGASAIFGPGTVIPVAAQKVIEEIYVRLGYEEVAD encoded by the coding sequence ATGACCAAACCCGATTTTTCCAAAGTGAACATCCAAAAACTAAACATCCAGGAAAGCGGTTTGAAGAGCGAAAAAGTTTTCATGACCAATGAAGGCATCACAATCAAACCGGTTTATACAGAACAAGATATCGAGTTCCACGAAGAAAGCATGCCAGGTTTTGCGCCGAATGTTCGCGGGCCTTATCCGACAATGTATGTGTCCCGTCCTTGGACGGTGCGCCAATATGCCGGTTTTTCAACGGCAGAGGAAAGCAATGCGTTTTACCGGCGCAACCTTGCAATGGGCCAAAAAGGCTTGTCGGTGGCATTTGATCTTGCCACTCACCGCGGCTATGATTCAGACCATCCAAGGGTTGTCGGCGATGTCGGAAAAGCGGGCGTGGCCATTGACAGTGTCGAAGACATGAAAATTTTGTTCGACGGCATTCCTCTTGATCAAATGTCCGTTTCCATGACGATGAACGGGGCCGTTGTCCCGGTTATGGCGTTTTTCATCGTCGCCGCAGAAGAACAGGGTGTGTCACCTGAACAGCTTGCCGGCACGATCCAGAACGACATTTTAAAAGAATACATGGTGCGCAATACGTACATTTACCCTCCGGCGATGTCGATGAAGATTATCGCAGATATTTTCAAATACACGTCAGAAAAAATGCCGAAATTCAATTCGATTTCCATTTCCGGTTACCATATCCAAGAAGCGGGAGCGACTGCGGACATTGAATTGGCTTATACGCTTGCCGATGGGCTGGAATATGTCCGGACTGGGTTAGCAGCTGGAATCGGCATTGATTCGTTTGCGCCGAGGCTGTCGTTCTTTTGGGGTATCGGCATGAACTACTTTATGGAAATTGCGAAAATGCGGGCAGCTCGCGAGATTTGGGCGAAAATGATGAAATCGTTCGATCCGAAGAACGACAAGTCGCTCGCGCTGCGGACGCATTCGCAAACGTCGGGTTGGAGTTTGACGGAGCAAGATCCGTTCAATAATGTTACCCGCACGCTCATCGAAGCGAATGCGGCGGCTATGGGGCATACCCAGTCGCTGCATACCAATGCGCTTGATGAAGCCATCGCACTTCCTACCGACTTTTCAGCGCGCATCGCCCGCAACACGCAGCTTTTTTTGCAGGAAGAAACAGCGATGACGAAAGTTATCGATCCGTGGGGCGGTTCGTACTATGTTGAAGCGCTGACCAATGAGCTGATGGAAAAAGCGTGGGATCTGATTGAAGAAGTCGAAAACCTGGGCGGCATGGCAAAAGCGATTGAAACCGGTTTGCCGAAAATGCGTATCGAGGAAGCGGCTGCGAAAAAACAGGCACAGATCGATTCCAACGAAGAAGTGATTATCGGAGTCAACCGTTACCGGCTCGACCAAGAAGATCCGATCGATATTTTAAATATCGACAACACGCTCGTCCGCAAAACACAAATCGAGCGGCTTGAGCGCATGAAAGCCGAACGCGACAACGATAAAGTGCAAGCGGCACTGGCAAGACTGACGGCAGCGGCAACTTCCGGCGAAGAAAACATTTTAGCGTGTGCTGTGGAAGCGGCGCGCCACCGAGCTAGCCTCGGGGAAATATCGGATGCTATTGAAGTGGCATCAGGACGGCATAAGGCGGTGATCCGTTCCGTGAGCGGCATTTACAGTTCCAACTTCTCAAATCAGGAAGAAATCCAAATCGTCAAAGAAATGACCGAAGACTTTATGGAAAACGAAGGCCGCCGCCCGCGCATCTTGATTGCGAAAATGGGGCAGGACGGCCATGACCGCGGAGCGAAAGTTATTGCGACCGCTTTCGCTGATCTTGGCTTTGATGTCGACATCGGACCGCTTTTCCAGACGCCGGCAGAAACGGCGCAACAAGCGGCTGAGAATGACGTTCACGTCATCGGCGTCAGTTCACTGGCAGCCGGTCATATGACCTTGGTTCCGGATTTAGCGGCCGAATTGAAAAAAATCGGCCGGGAAGATATTTTGATCGTGGTTGGCGGGGTTATTCCGGCACAAGATTACGAATTCCTGCGCCGAAATGGTGCAAGTGCAATCTTCGGTCCGGGGACGGTCATTCCGGTAGCAGCCCAGAAAGTCATCGAGGAAATTTACGTGCGCCTCGGTTATGAGGAAGTGGCGGACTGA
- a CDS encoding alpha-ketoacid dehydrogenase subunit beta, with protein MAVMNYIDAITLAMKEEMERDENVFVVGEDVGKKGGVFKATQGLYDQFGEDRVVDAPLAESAIAGVAIGAAMYGMRPIAEFQFADFIMPAVNQIISEASRIRYRSNNDWSCPIVFRAPFGGGVHGALYHSQSVEAVFANQPGLKIVIPSTPYDAKGLLKAAIRDEDPVMFFEHKRAYRLIKGEVPEEDYTIEIGKADVKREGDDITVITYGLAVHFALQAAERLAEDGISAHVLDLRTIYPLDKEGIIEAAKKTGKVLLVTEDNKEGSIIGEVAAIIAENCLFDLDAPIKRLAGPDVPAMAYAPTMEKYFMINPDKVEKAMRELAEF; from the coding sequence ATGGCAGTTATGAATTATATTGACGCCATCACGCTTGCCATGAAAGAAGAAATGGAACGCGATGAAAACGTTTTTGTCGTCGGCGAAGATGTCGGTAAAAAAGGCGGCGTATTCAAAGCGACACAAGGCCTTTACGATCAGTTCGGCGAAGACCGCGTAGTCGATGCGCCGCTTGCTGAGTCAGCTATTGCTGGAGTGGCCATCGGTGCTGCGATGTACGGCATGCGCCCGATTGCTGAATTCCAATTTGCGGATTTCATCATGCCGGCTGTTAACCAGATTATTTCAGAAGCGTCACGCATTCGTTACCGTTCAAACAACGACTGGTCTTGCCCAATCGTTTTCCGTGCGCCTTTCGGTGGCGGTGTACACGGGGCGCTTTACCATTCTCAATCTGTTGAAGCGGTATTTGCGAACCAGCCTGGACTTAAAATTGTTATTCCTTCAACACCTTACGATGCAAAAGGCTTGCTGAAAGCAGCGATCCGCGATGAAGATCCGGTCATGTTCTTCGAACACAAGCGCGCATACCGTCTGATCAAAGGCGAAGTGCCGGAAGAAGATTACACAATCGAAATCGGCAAAGCGGATGTTAAGCGAGAAGGCGACGACATTACCGTCATCACTTACGGCTTGGCTGTCCACTTTGCGCTTCAAGCGGCAGAGCGCCTTGCAGAAGACGGCATTTCCGCGCATGTTCTTGACCTTCGCACGATTTATCCTTTGGATAAGGAAGGCATTATTGAAGCTGCGAAGAAAACAGGCAAAGTATTGCTCGTAACTGAAGACAACAAAGAAGGAAGCATCATTGGAGAAGTGGCAGCGATCATCGCTGAAAACTGCTTGTTCGATCTTGACGCTCCGATCAAACGCCTGGCAGGTCCTGATGTTCCGGCAATGGCTTATGCACCAACAATGGAAAAATACTTCATGATCAACCCGGATAAAGTTGAAAAAGCAATGCGGGAATTGGCTGAGTTTTAA
- a CDS encoding Leu/Phe/Val dehydrogenase, protein MEIFKKMEEHDYEQLVFCQDKNSGLKAIICIHDTTLGPALGGTRMWNYATEEEAIEDAIRLGRGMTYKNAAAGLNLGGGKTVIIGDPLKDKNEEMFRAFGRFIQGLNGRYITAEDVGTTVADMDLIHEETDFVTGISPAFGSSGNPSPVTAYGCYIGMKAAALEAFGDDSLEGKTIAVQGVGNVAYTLCKHLHEEGAKLIVTDINQEAVDRAVNDFGATAVGPNDIYSQEADIFAPCAMGAIINDDTIPQLKVKVVAGSANNQLKEARHGDELEARGIVYAPDFVINSGGVINVADELYGYNNERAMKRVETIYDSITKIFEISKRDNVPSYIAADRMAEERIERVRTSRSQFLRNEHNILSRR, encoded by the coding sequence ATGGAAATTTTCAAAAAAATGGAAGAGCACGACTACGAACAATTGGTATTTTGCCAAGATAAAAACTCAGGATTAAAAGCGATCATCTGCATCCATGACACAACGCTTGGACCGGCACTTGGCGGGACGCGCATGTGGAATTACGCAACAGAAGAAGAAGCAATCGAAGACGCTATCCGCCTTGGCCGCGGAATGACATATAAAAACGCAGCTGCAGGGCTTAACCTTGGCGGCGGTAAAACAGTTATCATCGGGGATCCGTTGAAAGACAAAAACGAAGAAATGTTCCGCGCATTCGGACGTTTCATTCAAGGCTTGAATGGCCGTTACATAACAGCAGAAGATGTAGGGACGACTGTTGCGGATATGGACTTGATCCACGAAGAAACAGATTTCGTAACCGGCATCTCCCCGGCTTTCGGTTCTTCAGGAAATCCATCACCGGTTACAGCTTACGGCTGCTACATCGGCATGAAAGCTGCAGCTCTTGAAGCTTTCGGAGACGATTCTTTAGAAGGAAAAACCATTGCGGTCCAAGGTGTCGGCAACGTAGCCTACACGCTTTGCAAGCACTTGCATGAAGAAGGCGCGAAATTGATCGTAACCGACATTAACCAAGAAGCGGTTGACCGTGCAGTTAACGACTTTGGCGCTACAGCTGTGGGACCGAATGACATTTATTCGCAAGAAGCGGATATTTTTGCCCCTTGCGCAATGGGAGCCATCATCAACGATGACACCATTCCGCAATTGAAAGTGAAAGTGGTAGCCGGTTCTGCCAACAACCAGTTAAAAGAAGCGCGCCACGGCGATGAGCTTGAAGCGCGGGGCATCGTTTATGCACCTGACTTTGTTATCAACTCAGGCGGCGTAATCAACGTAGCGGACGAATTGTACGGATACAACAACGAACGTGCCATGAAACGCGTTGAAACAATTTACGACAGCATTACAAAAATCTTTGAAATTTCAAAACGCGACAACGTGCCAAGCTACATTGCTGCTGACCGCATGGCGGAAGAGCGCATCGAACGCGTCCGTACTTCCCGCAGCCAATTTTTACGCAATGAACACAACATTCTTAGCAGACGCTAA
- the lpdA gene encoding dihydrolipoyl dehydrogenase has product MAQNYDVVILGGGTGGYVAAIRSAQLGLKTAIVEKGNLGGTCLHKGCIPSKALLRSAEVYATTKNHAADFGVQTGEVSLDFSRVQQRKQGIVDQLHAGVQGLMKKGKIDVYEGIGRILGPSIFSPNAGTVSVEMSNGEENEMLIPHNVIIATGSRPRTLPGLTIDGKFVMSSDEALLMEELPQSILIVGGGVIGIEWASMLNDFGVDVTVIEYADRIIPTEDKDVSKEMQKLMTKKGIKFATSAKVMAETLQTGDNGVTIQAEIKGGMETFSAERMLVSVGRQANIENIGLENTDIIIEKGFIKVKDSFQTKESHIYAIGDVIGGLQLAHVASHEGITAVEHIKGNNPHAINYDLVSRCIYSNPEAASVGITEEQAKEQGFNVKVGKFSFKAIGKALVYGESDGFVKIIANKDTNDILGVHMIGPHVTDMISEAGLAMVLDATPWEIADTIHPHPTLSEVMGEAALAVDGKAIHS; this is encoded by the coding sequence ATGGCTCAAAATTATGATGTAGTCATTCTTGGAGGCGGAACGGGTGGTTATGTAGCTGCTATCCGTTCAGCTCAACTCGGATTGAAAACCGCAATCGTTGAAAAAGGCAATCTCGGCGGCACATGCCTGCATAAAGGCTGTATCCCGAGCAAAGCGTTGCTCAGAAGCGCAGAAGTATATGCAACGACAAAAAACCACGCGGCGGATTTCGGGGTGCAAACTGGAGAAGTTTCCCTTGATTTTTCGCGTGTCCAACAGCGCAAACAAGGCATCGTCGATCAATTGCACGCTGGTGTACAAGGGTTGATGAAAAAAGGCAAAATCGATGTTTATGAAGGAATAGGCCGCATCTTAGGGCCATCTATTTTCTCTCCGAATGCCGGCACTGTTTCTGTGGAAATGAGCAACGGTGAAGAAAACGAAATGCTGATTCCACACAACGTCATTATCGCAACAGGCTCGCGTCCGCGGACATTGCCTGGATTAACGATCGACGGGAAATTCGTTATGAGTTCTGACGAAGCTTTGTTAATGGAAGAATTGCCCCAATCGATCTTGATCGTCGGAGGCGGCGTTATCGGAATCGAATGGGCTTCCATGCTCAACGATTTCGGTGTTGATGTAACGGTCATCGAATACGCGGACCGCATCATTCCGACGGAAGACAAAGATGTTTCCAAAGAAATGCAGAAGCTGATGACGAAAAAAGGCATCAAATTTGCGACTAGCGCGAAAGTGATGGCGGAAACGCTCCAAACCGGCGACAACGGTGTGACAATCCAAGCGGAAATCAAAGGCGGAATGGAAACATTCAGTGCAGAAAGAATGCTGGTTTCAGTTGGACGCCAAGCAAATATAGAAAACATCGGCCTTGAAAACACCGATATCATCATAGAAAAAGGCTTTATCAAAGTTAAAGATTCTTTCCAGACAAAAGAATCGCACATTTACGCAATCGGTGATGTAATCGGCGGCCTTCAGCTTGCCCACGTGGCATCCCATGAAGGAATTACAGCGGTTGAGCATATTAAAGGCAATAACCCGCATGCCATTAACTACGATTTAGTTTCGCGCTGCATTTATTCGAATCCTGAAGCAGCGAGCGTCGGCATTACGGAAGAACAAGCGAAAGAGCAAGGGTTTAACGTCAAAGTCGGCAAGTTCTCGTTCAAAGCGATCGGAAAAGCGCTCGTATACGGCGAATCGGATGGTTTTGTTAAAATCATCGCCAACAAAGACACCAATGATATTTTAGGCGTTCATATGATCGGTCCCCACGTTACCGATATGATTTCAGAAGCTGGCCTTGCCATGGTTCTGGATGCCACTCCGTGGGAAATCGCCGATACCATCCATCCGCATCCGACTCTTTCAGAAGTCATGGGCGAAGCGGCCTTGGCTGTTGACGGCAAAGCAATTCACAGTTAA
- a CDS encoding methylmalonyl-CoA mutase family protein — MTIESMKKTKFSQRTYAEWQQAAEQALKGKPLEGLKTPTIEGLTLEPLYTKEMLDSLGNALPLQVAAVQNSKTKPGWLVAQEVDAISAKDFLAKIKEDLARGNEMIVYTSFQKMDWTDSELEELAGLITKYPLYFKVTQEDQEILRVFDFVGNEQMENVQGVIFSEEPVHVPRNVRTALIDLLPVHNSGGTIVHELGIALSMLAEEMETGNFTEKADRLWFRFAVDTQFFQEIAKLRAFRVLWTAFCSAYGQPAKAVPIFTETSVRSYSKLDQYVNLLRAGNATFSAVLGGADAHTVHPHDFLTKPEPVSRRIARNVQLVIKEEAHVSHVADTAAGSYFIETLTKEYVDAAWNYFLEIEEAGGYIEAMKSGWLTDDIQAKWMEREGEIASRKASLIGTNIYANPQEPVKDAEIDYSHIEYATAKRLATPFEKLRTRSKETLLKTAVLHLGPLKDVKRQSDFIVGYLAVGGIEPLLSPELATADSINSFLSEQEIDYAVLCGTKEKLAEVIPGLAAKAAIDVAGKYPQEQLSEWKQFGVRGSIYNGKPLTDKLEQILSLGKKAF, encoded by the coding sequence GTGACGATTGAATCGATGAAAAAGACGAAATTTTCGCAACGTACATATGCAGAATGGCAACAGGCAGCAGAGCAGGCGCTTAAAGGCAAGCCTTTAGAGGGATTGAAAACACCGACGATTGAAGGCTTAACTTTAGAGCCGCTTTATACGAAAGAAATGCTCGATAGTCTGGGCAATGCTTTGCCTTTGCAAGTGGCAGCTGTCCAAAACAGCAAAACAAAACCGGGCTGGTTGGTCGCACAAGAAGTAGATGCCATCTCTGCTAAAGATTTTCTCGCAAAAATCAAAGAAGATTTGGCACGCGGAAATGAAATGATCGTTTACACAAGTTTCCAGAAAATGGACTGGACTGACAGTGAACTTGAAGAATTAGCAGGACTAATTACAAAATATCCACTTTACTTTAAAGTGACTCAAGAAGATCAGGAGATTTTGCGGGTCTTTGATTTTGTCGGAAATGAACAAATGGAAAACGTGCAAGGCGTCATTTTCTCGGAAGAACCGGTACATGTCCCCCGCAATGTCCGAACCGCTTTGATCGATTTGCTTCCTGTCCACAATTCCGGCGGCACCATTGTCCATGAACTGGGCATCGCACTCAGCATGTTGGCGGAAGAGATGGAAACCGGAAACTTTACCGAAAAAGCGGATCGTCTCTGGTTCCGTTTTGCGGTCGATACGCAGTTTTTCCAGGAAATTGCGAAATTGCGCGCTTTCCGGGTTCTTTGGACCGCTTTTTGCTCCGCCTATGGGCAACCGGCGAAAGCAGTACCCATTTTCACTGAAACTTCGGTGCGCTCGTACTCGAAACTTGATCAATACGTCAATTTGCTGCGGGCTGGCAACGCGACTTTTTCAGCGGTTCTCGGTGGCGCAGATGCCCATACGGTCCATCCGCATGATTTTTTGACTAAACCCGAGCCGGTTAGCCGACGCATTGCGCGCAATGTCCAGTTGGTTATCAAAGAAGAGGCGCATGTATCGCATGTAGCGGATACAGCGGCAGGTTCGTACTTTATCGAAACGTTGACGAAAGAATACGTGGATGCAGCATGGAATTATTTTTTGGAAATCGAAGAAGCCGGCGGTTATATTGAAGCGATGAAATCCGGCTGGCTGACGGACGATATCCAGGCCAAATGGATGGAGCGCGAAGGCGAAATCGCCAGCCGAAAAGCGTCATTGATCGGCACCAACATTTACGCCAATCCGCAAGAACCGGTCAAAGATGCTGAAATCGACTACAGCCATATTGAATACGCAACCGCAAAACGGCTGGCCACACCTTTTGAAAAATTGAGAACCCGAAGTAAAGAAACTCTATTGAAAACGGCGGTCTTGCATTTGGGGCCGTTAAAAGATGTGAAACGGCAGTCTGACTTTATTGTCGGTTACTTGGCGGTCGGCGGCATTGAACCGCTCCTGAGCCCTGAACTTGCAACAGCGGACAGCATCAACAGCTTTTTATCGGAACAGGAAATTGACTATGCGGTGCTGTGCGGAACAAAGGAAAAACTGGCAGAAGTGATTCCTGGACTTGCCGCAAAGGCGGCAATAGATGTTGCAGGGAAATACCCGCAAGAGCAGTTGAGCGAATGGAAACAGTTTGGTGTGCGTGGCTCCATTTATAACGGAAAACCGCTAACCGATAAACTCGAACAAATTCTTAGCTTAGGAAAGAAGGCTTTTTAA